ATATAGCTATAGTAGTTGCTCGGTGGTTCCCAATGTTTTTGACTTGAGGCCCCTGGCTGAAAGCAATGCCTACTTACAGTTGTATATAGCCACAGGTTATGAGTAGGCTTGCGAtcaatgattattttaattttgattaaTATGTCCGATACTTTGTTAaagtttagaaataaaaatgacagaaaaaagtgAAGATTCACATCCCGCCATTAGAGTGCTTGAAGCATCAACAAGATTGCAAAAAGCTGTGCTAGTCTATATTCAACACGATGCaatctttacattacattatgtaGCAACATGAATGATAATCAATTGCTCATTCGAACTATATAACAAATGCAATGTATTTGGTTTGTTGGTAAAAAGCTAACATTCCACCACTGAAGTTATTTATCCATAACAATTTTAATTTAGTCgacacaaaaaaagcacagttttctattttgattttgttttatacaGCAATGCTGGCCCGACAACACTAGACCAAATTGCAAATGCAAACTAGTTTGGAACCTCTCGATTCATTTTCGATTTTACAGTGGGTCTCAAACACGCCCAAATATTAACACGCCCaaatattagaaaaacaatCGTGATTGGCTCAGCACATCTAAGGCCGCTGACATTTTTGTCCAAAGTGGAATGGACATGGAAGTTTCCCTGACAAATCTAATGCAGAATTTTCTttcaaaactgtttaaatgaTAGTGTGTCTTTAACATGTCTGAATGGGCCTACTGTTAAAACAGTTTAACATTTCGGGAAAAATGCTAATCAACAATCTTTCAAAGATTcagataagaagattgataccactcccAAATGGTaaaatgaagctacagccaacACGAATCTGCATGTTATGCATCAGAGGCATTACCTGTTCAGGGATTTGTgaactacagtaaaataaaagaaactttAGGTTTGCTTCATACGTTTGCTACTCCCCACCTGATTTAAGGGCCTCACTACAATTTACAATCTTTCAGAATGATCAGTAATAAatctttctattttatttcctcTGTATGTCCTGACAGATTCCTTCTAATAATTCCCTCCCTCTAGGTTTGTGGTGCCTTGCCTACAGCTCAGCAACACCTTTCTTCCATGCGTACGGtccctgtgtatgtgtgctgtgAATGCTTTCATCTCTCCCTTCTGTACCTCCATCGCTCTCTGCTGCAGTCAAATTGCCATTTCACTGTCGAACAAGGACTGGCATCaaatgaaagacaaagagacggTATGAATGTGAGACATAACGAGTGATAtcgagtgagtgagtgagtgagtgagtgattgaACGGAAGATAGAGCAAGAGAAATTATTgtgtaattttttatttttaattggcATTGCCTGCATAATGTGAATgcaattagattttttttaaataaagccaattcatacaaattattattatttttattgttattattgttattattattattattattattattattattactgatgttgttattattattgtgtacACCTATGTGAATGGATTTTACTGATATTTTCAAAGATGAGATTAAATTTGATCCAATCAATCAATGATTGCTAAGAATTGCTTTTTTTCAGCTCTTTAGCAGAAAACAAATCGGGAATGTATAAATCTGGTCTTCAATTatcaagcaaaacattttaattcaattgtataaaaatggtttaaaaaagaGGTGAAGCAATTGATTCATCAATCATCCAGGAGGGAAATAAAAGTAAGATTCTATGGCTGTCTTTCTGTTGCATATTTCATTGGTGATTTATATgttaatacaatacaaatatacatacagtGTATTTTATTCTCTCTCAATTTCACATCAATACGTTTTGTTGTCGCTGTGGGAAGGCACAATTCCGTGGTTTCCTGAGGGACCTGAAGGCATCATTATATATCTACCCCGTtactacccagcatgcacctcGTCGCCGCCATTTTTCTTGTTGTGGTGTGCTGTGAGTTCTGCGTCGTCTGTCTTTCACAGTTCTGGGGGAAACAAATCAGTTTTATTGCAGAATTaaacttatatatttttttgttattcgtGAGTTaaactttcaaacaaacaagCGAGCGTCGGGAGTGAAGAGAGCAACATGGCGCAGTACAAAGGAGCTGCCAGCGAGGCCGGGAGAGCCATGCAGCTGATGAAGAAGcgagaaaaggaaagagagcaGCTTGAACAGCTCAAGCAGAAGATCGCAGAGGTTTGTAACTTAACCTTTTACCCCCAAATGATAACCTGTGTATGTATAATAAACGAGCCCCGTTACTGTTGTCAAAGCAATAAGCGAGgtgttgctgtgtgtctgtccccTCGCAGGACAACATGGTGAAGTCCAACATCGACAAGAAGTTCTCAGCTCACTACGATGCTGTGGAGGCAGAGCTGAAGTCCAGCACAGTTGGTgagattcttcttttttttgtctgtaattTGATGAACATTTACGTGCaagtgtgtttatatgtgtattaaTAATCAACATTCTGCTCCTATTAAGTTGCCAACTCTCACACTACCTTCTGTCACATTGTTGACTGGCCGAGAATGGGACCCACAAGGATGTTTGACTCACAGCATGAGCTCCTGGATGTttgacttgttttcttttgtccatATCAGGTCTGGTGACACTGAATGATATGAAGGCCAAGCAGGAGGCGCtggtgaaggagagggagaaacagctGGCCAAGAAGGAGCAGTCCAAGGAGCTCATGCTGTGAGTTGGCTCACTTTCACCCCAGCAGCTTTTGGCTGGTGGTTGGTCGAGCACACGTCTCTGCACTGGTTCGGCTTTAGCTGGTCTAAAAcacaattaatgaaataaacatagTGCACATGAATTCAATGCATTGTAGCAAGAGACAAACTATTGGTTGCTGCGCCcagcaaatgaaaaataaatcaaacaaaacattcattttccttaacctgcttatccagttaagggtcgcaggggtgctggagccgatctcagctgtcaatgagCGAaggctttatttattattataaataaattattttcccctttctaaaaaaaaaaaaatggtatatttgaatatttctgcatacTGGGGTCACTGAAAAGTTCATTGTTGTGGAAACAAAGAGCCCaattgtattcatgtgtgatgatgttagtCCCCATAGTACCAATTTCACATAGCATGACCATTTTTTGAAGCTTGACCTCACTGTTGTGACCTCTAGGATGGTCACAGCCTCATGAAACTGTACACCCACAAACTGGAGACCTAGGGCATCCTTCCTAGGTACTCTGACAGTATCAGATATAAGAAAGCACAGTATGTAATGatgattgtatgtttttttcctggtatatctgtctctttattttGGGTGTTCATCTCTTATGCTTTTCTGTGCGCAGCAAGCTCgagaagcagaaggagaagaagcgaaaggaggagcagaagaggaagaTAGCCAGTTTATCGTTCAACCCAGAGGacgagggagaggaggaggaggaggaggagaacgaaGACGAAGAGCTGGACTGTGAGTAGTGTATTGTAACAATGTTTGAGCACTAAGTGATTAGGAAACACAGAGTAGAGGATCAGTTTCAGCTGTATGCTGTCCCTCTTTTAGTGCCACGGTTTCGCTTTAACAAGATGTTTCTCTCCTAAATCTGTGTGCACAGACAGATTGCACACAGGTAGTCGGAGCCTTTGAgttattgattgctgtcggaATGTAACGAGAATATCAACAAATataacttaaatgttttttgaagatTTCCAACCCTAGCGTTGAGGTCATATTTGTGGATTTCTTCCTGTTAAAAAAACTTGCATATATTGCAGAATATGTTGCtttctcaaatgttttgttgttgtagttttaggcattttgttgcttatttattgTGAGATGTTGTGATCAGTGATAATACCCCTGTACAGAGTCAGTTGAGGCTCCGTATGAATGTTGTACGCCACTTCTGCCTGTACGCTAACTATCAGGCTATAGCTGTGAtaaagttagcttagcttagcatagcgttgggaaacaaagagaaacgGCTATGTCTAAAGAAAGCAAAAATCCGCCTGGCAACACCTGGTCACTGCTCCTGGCCATAAGATAGTACAGCAAAATAAGAACTGGTCGTATTTACACGTTTGgcttttgtacagattaaacaagaAACAACATGTTTAACAGGAAGTTTGTCTAATAGAAGTTTGACTTTGTCGCACAGACTCTCCAGCTAGGAAGAAGTATCTGGGGAAAAATCCAGACGTGGACACAAGTTTCCTTCCTGAtcgagacagagaggtgaggcCAATGTGAattactcttcttcttcttcttcttttttaaaacatcctACTTAGCTCTGATTTCTTAGCAGTGAGCGGACCTAAGATTGCTGCAATCCTGGGAATGTGTCAATTCGTATGAGTGCGTCTTCACATCGCAGATCGAACTATAAAGGCCGGTAGGATTTAAAGGTCACTTTTACCTGGCGagctgcaaaaaacacaaaatccagGCAATGATTTGGGCAAGAGGTAAGTAGTAAATACCAGGCTGTACCAGATGTACTGTAACTGGAAGTTAATAATTCCAGCAAAACTTTGAATAATACATTAAGGAATTAAAAGTTCAATTTAGATTTGTCAGAGGGGAAAATAGTAGGCCACTATTGGTGTTTTTGGTGTTCAGGCAGCAACGGCTAAGACACTGGAATATGAATTACTGAATGGCGTGTTCCCTGTCTGTCATGCCAGCTAGATCATCACTGGAAATGTTCTGGAAAATGATCTCTAGAAAAGAGTTGGAACCCTGATTTATGTCACACACTGCACTTCTACGCACACAGCTGTAACGTCACTAATGCTAATGTTCACACAATCCGCAAATACCAACAGTACCGGCACATCAGCCAGCTGAATGGATCAGGTGGTGGTGGCGACGGCGGCAGAATGGCAGTTGAACACATTCGCATGTCTAAAAACAATGTGCTAATGAAGAAGACTAAACCCCAAAACCCTCGTTATTGCCATCAGTGTTAGCTGAGCTGCCTGTGACACAGAGACCGACATCTGGCAGCACTCGTGTGCAATAcaatttgtcatatttgttaTGCTTCCTGTCTCTAATGTTCCATTCATACAGCatggccctttttttttgtctgctctTTGTgttcaggaggaggagaatcGTCTCAGAGAGGAACTCAGGCAGGAGTGGGAGCTCAAACAGGAGAAGATTAAGAGTGAGTCTAGTGTAACTCTAAACACATTCTGTCCCTTTTTGGACAAATGTCTCCGCTGTGAAGAATTCctacctttttctttcttttcccctgCTTTATACGTACAAACATGCACGCACATTCTCgatcaaaaaaataatagtgCGTTTCCTTTTCCTCAGGTGAAGAAATTGAGATCACGTTCAGCTACTGGGACGGCTCTGGACATCGTAAGACCGTCAAGGTAAAGCATGATGAGCAGGATCACAGGTTCACTGTTTTCAGTAAACCCTATGAAGAGTATTGATAACAGGGGACATGTATGGGCAAATAGCAGCACACTTTTTCattatgtctttgtgtttgttttcgcCCTCAGATGAAGAAGGGAAATACCATCCAGAACTTCCTGCAGAGGGCGCTGGAGGTCCTCAGAAAGGACTTCAGCGAGCTCAGGTGAGAAGACGAAAAGGGAGTCCCAACCTCAACAGTTACCGCACATGCCAAATAACTGTGGAGTCGCCTGTTCGATTCCCACCCAGGTTCTTTGTTGCAAATCACATCCCCCCTCTCCACCTCGGTTCAAGGTTAATCTCTGTATTATCAAACTGCCGAATAAAGGCAAAAAGACAAACGACCTTGCTTTACAAATCCAATGTATTATTGTTCTTATTGTCATGTACACGCCgagatgcagttgaaagctctTATTTGAAAAAAACCTCACATATAACAGAGATAGACAGACCCGTATAATAGAACTCActcagctacacacacacactgcatgccTTCTCTGACAACATTCAAATCCcacacacagaggcttttaACCTGGAAAATTGGTTTTCCTTTTCTACATTATTGTGTAAACTAATTGGACTTCATTTCTTCTTTGTGCAGGTCTGCAGGAGTGGAGCAGCTTATGTACATCAAAGAGGATCTGATAATCCCACATGTAAGTACTGTTACGTGTggtttgactttgttttgacTCGTCTCGTTTCGCCTACTCCTGCGCTCTAGTGCTACGGCTCATTAGACACCTTCAATGTGCGTGTGTCTTCACACCCCAAGAATCACTCTCTGGTTGCAGTGGTAGACATTATATTCCAGACTtgtcaattatatatatttaaaaagaaagattgAACTGAAAGATGTCATAGAGCAACactataaacacaaacagaacccCCCTAAAATCCCCATCCATCTTTACCCAACGTCCACATCCTTCTCATCGACCCATGATGAGACCAGCCAAacatagaaaaatacaaaaaataaacattaattaaataaattgatttaaaaaaaagtttttaaaaaatagcagcgcaaataattaattaatgaattaaatataatttatatatatatatatttttacttataGCTCTCCTAACTAGCAAAGCTTCTCACATGCTTCCTAATAAGGCTCAAACGGAGGA
The sequence above is a segment of the Anoplopoma fimbria isolate UVic2021 breed Golden Eagle Sablefish chromosome 12, Afim_UVic_2022, whole genome shotgun sequence genome. Coding sequences within it:
- the fam50a gene encoding protein FAM50A, with product MAQYKGAASEAGRAMQLMKKREKEREQLEQLKQKIAEDNMVKSNIDKKFSAHYDAVEAELKSSTVGLVTLNDMKAKQEALVKEREKQLAKKEQSKELMLKLEKQKEKKRKEEQKRKIASLSFNPEDEGEEEEEEENEDEELDYSPARKKYLGKNPDVDTSFLPDRDREEEENRLREELRQEWELKQEKIKSEEIEITFSYWDGSGHRKTVKMKKGNTIQNFLQRALEVLRKDFSELRSAGVEQLMYIKEDLIIPHHHSFYDFIVTKARGKSGPLFSFDVHDDIRLVNDATVEKDESHAGKVVLRSWYEKNKHIFPASRWEPYDPEKKWDKYTIR